A region from the Silene latifolia isolate original U9 population chromosome 7, ASM4854445v1, whole genome shotgun sequence genome encodes:
- the LOC141589671 gene encoding uncharacterized protein LOC141589671 → MDFYLCSERSLCLGCSQIVSNSWYWNNVLKMKDLLLELAGSPSQALLLLDACTVQMRYCTDTMYGYIRTRRQNVPWAPLIHGKGCNPKHSFTGMMVMHDGLPTVDKLISRGMCFVNRCALCERSCEDIPHLFFNCEFSKQVLTAVASWVLMPLDSFSLDSIMQAILPTRRNVMVYTSLLATIYYLWKERNDRIFKGSKSTVETLTIVIRKVVTLHLYGSTFS, encoded by the coding sequence ATGGATTTCTACTTATGTTCTGAAAGGAGCTTGTGTTTGGGATGCTCACAGATTGTTTCTAATTCCTGGTACTGGAATAATGTCCTTAAAATGAAAGATCTTCTTCTGGAACTTGCAGGCTCTCCATCTCAGGCTCTCCTTTTGCTTGATGCCTGTACTGTTCAGATGAGGTATTGCACTGATACCATGTATGGCTATATTAGGACAAGGAGGCAAAATGTTCCTTGGGCTCCTCTGATTCATGGGAAAGGATGCAACCCCAAGCATTCATTCACTGGAATGATGGTTATGCATGATGGGCTGCCTACTGTGGACAAATTGATTTCACGGGGAATGTGCTTTGTCAATAGATGTGCTCTCTGTGAAAGGAGTTGTGAGGATATCCCTCACTTGTTTTTCAACTGTGAATTTTCCAAGCAAGTTCTGACTGCTGTTGCTTCATGGGTTCTGATGCCTTTGGACTCTTTTTCTCTGGACTCTATTATGCAGGCTATCCTCCCTACTCGCAGAAATGTTATGGTTTATACTAGTCTGCTGGCTACTATCTACTACTTATGGAAGGAACGGAATGACAGGATTTTTAAGGGGTCTAAGTCTACTGTGGAAACTTTAACTATTGTCATTAGGAAAGTTGTAACTTTACATTTGTACGGTTCTACTTTCTCTTAG
- the LOC141591594 gene encoding tyrosine-sulfated glycopeptide receptor 1-like, whose product MLIELIPSLSHSSSYHLHLLFILLLYSVSFSCQQQICNPEDQQSLLDFSGFLSSSLRPLNWSTSSDCCSSWEGIGCDDTGRVVRLLLPSRRLKGNLSSSLANLTSLTQLNLSQNSLSGLLPDSLFTSLTNLEIIDLSSNFLYGTLSASLTSNGSFSGTIQIIDISTNQFHGTIEPTWFALGSNLSSFNASNTNFNGQIPSSICISSPKLKILDFTNAAFNGHVPVGLGRCLELKVFRAGFNNLSGLLPDDIYSLKSLVELSVPANNINGTIGEEMLGLTDLKILELYSNSFSGTIPQDIGKLTKLEQLQLHINELSGTIPPSLMNCTNLVKLILRVNALEGNISTLDFSRLVRLQTLDLGNNYLTGNLPESIFSCKSLTAIRVAINKLSGQISPSVVTLPSLTFLSLSNNSFTNVSGALTILATCKNLATLTLSMNFYNEILPGEKSFIGPEGFRNLQVLALGGCNFQGQVPEWLANIKTLEVLDLSFNEIRGTIPEWFGSLPNFFYMDLSKNSLTGEFPVQLNRLPALLSEKAANKLNRSYLDLPVFVAPNNASNQQYTLLAILPPAIYLKGNHLTGKLPVEISQLQNLHVLDLSVNDFSGSIPPEFSNLTGLEVLDLSQNNLSGQIPTSLQTLNFLAQFNVSHNNLEGQIPTGGQFGTFGESSYVGNTGLCGQVLQNQPCSTQTAPLITQGHGKSVGLILGLTLGICLGITCVIMVLVYWIMSKRRIRPGGDIDNIEAEMNSHCSSSGEMSKDTSLIILFPSTATEIQDLSILDILKATNNFNQENIIGCGGFGLVYKATLDNGLKVAIKKLSGDMCLIEREFKAEVEVLSLAQHENLVSLMGYCVHDGLRLLMYSYMENGSLDYWLHENPDGPSQLDWPIRLKIAFGAGKGLVYMHQICEPHIVHRDIKSSNILLDENFEAHLADFGLSRLILPYRTHVTTELVGTLGYIPPEYGQAWVATFRGDVYSFGVVLLELLTGKRPMEVRKTKTSRELVVWVQQLKNEGKHDEIFDPVLKGKGYEQDMLQVLDVACKCVNQNPLKRPTINEVVDQLKILGSLPNPLTSEEVYPTEKQ is encoded by the coding sequence ATGCTTATAGAGTTAATACCTTCATTATCTCATAGCAGTAGCTATCATCTACatcttctcttcattcttctgcTATATTCCGTCTCGTTTTCTTGCCAACAACAAATTTGCAACCCAGAAGATCAGCAATCACTTCTTGACTTTTCTGGGTTTTTATCCTCTTCTTTGAGACCTCTGAATTGGTCTACTAGTTCTGATTGCTGCTCATCTTGGGAAGGGATTGGTTGCGACGATACGGGTCGAGTTGTCCGTTTGTTGCTACCATCAAGAAGATTGAAAGGGAACTTATCCTCTTCACTTGCCAATCTTACCAGTCTTACTCAGCTCAATCTTTCTCAGAATTCACTTTCTGGGTTACTCCCAGATAGTCTTTTTACTTCATTGACTAACCTTGAGATCATTGACTTGAGCTCCAACTTTTTGTATGGCACTTTATCAGCATCATTGACTTCAAATGGAAGTTTCTCTGGTACCATCCAGATTATAGATATCTCAACCAATCAATTCCATGGTACAATTGAGCCTACATGGTTCGCTCTAGGATCAAATTTGTCGAGTTTCAATGCCAGTAACACGAACTTCAACGGTCAAATTCCTTCATCAATTTGTATCAGTTCTCCTAAGCTTAAGATACTTGATTTCACGAACGCGGCTTTTAATGGGCACGTTCCTGTTGGTCTAGGGAGATGTTTGGAACTCAAAGTATTTCGAGCAGGTTTCAATAATCTATCTGGATTACTTCCGGATGATATTTACAGTTTGAAGTCGCTGGTCGAATTATCAGTTCCTGCAAATAACATAAATGGAACCATTGGAGAGGAAATGCTAGGCTTAACTGACCTCAAGATCCTTGAATTATACTCCAACAGTTTTTCTGGCACAATCCCTCAGGATATAGGGAAGCTCACTAAATTGGAGCAATTGCAACTTCACATAAATGAGTTGAGTGGTACCATACCACCATCCTTGATGAACTGCACAAATCTAGTGAAGCTCATATTACGAGTCAATGCCTTGGAAGGTAATATCTCGACACTTGATTTTTCAAGGCTTGTCCGGCTTCAAACTCTTGACCTTGGAAATAATTACTTAACTGGAAACTTACCTGAAAGCATTTTCTCATGTAAGTCCTTAACTGCTATTAGAGTCGCCATCAACAAGTTATCAGGGCAAATTTCTCCCAGTGTAGTAACATTACCATCTTTGACTTTCCTCTCCCTCTCCAACAACAGCTTCACCAATGTATCAGGGGCACTAACAATTTTGGCGACATGCAAAAACCTCGCCACACTAACGTTGTCAATGAATTTTTACAATGAAATTTTACCCGGTGAGAAGAGTTTCATAGGGCCAGAAGGGTTCAGAAACCTGCAGGTCCTTGCTTTGGGAGGATGTAATTTCCAGGGTCAAgtccctgagtggctggctaataTAAAAACTCTCGAGGTTTTAGACTTGTCGTTTAATGAAATAAGGGGCACAATTCCAGAGTGGTTTGGATCTTTGCCAAACTTCTTCTACATGGACTTGTCGAAGAACAGTCTTACAGGTGAATTTCCAGTGCAATTGAATAGGTTGCCCGCGTTATTATCAGAGAAGGCTGCCAATAAGTTGAACCGAAGTTATCTTGACCTTCCTGTCTTTGTCGCCCCTAATAATGCTAGTAACCAGCAATACACTCTGCTTGCAATACTGCCGCCAGCTATATACCTCAAGGGTAATCATCTTACTGGTAAACTCCCAGTTGAGATAAGCCAGCTGCAAAATCTTCATGTGCTGGATCTTAGTGTGAATGACTTCTCAGGTAGCATTCCACCAGAATTTTCCAACCTCACAGGCCTTGAAGTGTTAGACCTATCTCAGAATAATTTGTCCGGACAAATTCCGACATCGCTGCAAACTCTTAACTTCTTAGCACAGTTCAATGTCTCCCACAACAATCTTGAAGGGCAAATTCCGACAGGGGGTCAGTTTGGCACTTTTGGAGAATCGAGTTATGTTGGGAATACAGGGTTATGTGGTCAAGTTCTGCAGAATCAACCTTGTTCAACTCAAACAGCACCCTTAATAACACAGGGTCATGGCAAAAGTGTAGGCCTAATTTTGGGACTTACACTAGGTATCTGCTTAGGCATCACCTGCGTTATTATGGTTCTAGTGTACTGGATAATGTCTAAGAGAAGAATACGTCCTGGAGGCGACATCGATAATATTGAAGCAGAAATGAATTCCCACTGCTCTAGCTCCGGCGAAATGTCAAAAGATACCAGTCTCATCATACTCTTTCCCAGCACGGCCACAGAAATCCAGGATCTGTCAATATTAGACATACTAAAAGCCACCAATAATTTCAACCAGGAAAACATCATTGGGTGTGGAGGTTTTGGTTTGGTCTACAAAGCAACCTTGGATAATGGGCTTAAGGTTGCTATCAAAAAGCTTTCCGGAGATATGTGTCTGATTGAACGAGAATTCAAAGCAGAGGTGGAAGTTCTATCACTGGCTCAGCATGAAAATCTGGTATCACTTATGGGCTATTGTGTGCATGATGGTCTCCGGCTACTGATGTACTCCTACATGGAAAATGGAAGCCTCGACTACTGGTTGCATGAGAATCCTGATGGTCCATCCCAACTTGATTGGCCAATACGACTAAAAATAGCTTTTGGAGCTGGCAAGGGTCTAGTTTACATGCATCAAATCTGTGAGCCACATATTGTGCACCGTGATATAAAATCAAGCAACATTCTCCTTGACGAAAACTTTGAAGCACATTTAGCTGATTTTGGACTTTCCAGACTCATTCTACCATATCGAACTCATGTAACCACTGAGCTTGTAGGAACACTGGGTTACATTCCCCCCGAGTATGGGCAGGCTTGGGTAGCCACATTTAGGGGTGATGTATACAGTTTTGGGGTTGTACTGCTTGAACTACTCACAGGGAAGAGGCCTATGGAGGTACGTAAAACAAAAACATCAAGGGAATTAGTTGTGTGGGTACAGCAACTGAAGAACGAAGGAAAACACGATGAAATATTTGATCCTGTCCTAAAAGGCAAGGGATATGAACAAGACATGTTGCAGGTGCTTGATGTGGCCTGCAAGTGTGTCAACCAGAATCCTCTCAAACGGCCAACTATCAACGAAGTTGTTGATCAGCTTAAGATTCTAGGGTCCCTCCCAAATCCACTAACAAGTGAAGAAGTCTATCCTACAGAAAAGCAGTAA